The Methanococcus voltae nucleotide sequence GAAATTCAAATTATAGATACGTACGAATACGGAAAAACCTTGATATTAGAAAATACTTACCAAACAACTGAAAGAGACGAGTTTATATACCACGAATTAATATCCCACCCTGCATTATTTACACATGGAAACCCTAAAAATGTGCTTGTAATTGGCGGTGGAGATGGAGGAACAGTTCGTGAAGTTTTAAAACACGAAACCGTTGAATCTGTTGATTTTGTAGAATTAGATGGTATGGTAATTGAAGCTTGTAAAAAGTACATGCCTACCCTAAGTTGCAAAATTGACAATGAAAAAGTGAACGTTATTGTAACAGACGGTATTAAATACGTTGCAGACGTTGCTAAAACCGAAAAAAGGTATGATGTAATTATTGTAGACTGTCCTGACCCAGTTGGACCAGCAGCAGGTTTATTTGAGATGGAATTTTACAATAACTTATACAAGTGCTTAACTGATGACGGAGTTATGGTTCAACAAACCGAAAGTCCATTATTACACGAAAATCTTATTTCCAAAATCAAAGGACACTTAAAAGACGCAGGATTTGGATTTATAAGACCTATGGTGTGTTCAATCCCTACATACCCAAGTGGATTTTGGAGCTTTACATTAGCATCAAAACAAAACAGTCCTTTAGAAACAAATTCCGATGAAATTGTTGCTAAAATGGAAAAATACGGTATGGAAACTAAATACTATGATGAAGAAGTTCATAAAGGAGTATTTTTGGCTACACCTAAATTTTTAAAATAAATATTTGGATAAATGCTAAATAGACATTAAAATACATATTAAATAAATTATAAGTTATTTGGATTATATAACTTATAATAAAATATTATTTTTAATTTTAATTGCCAAAGAAATAACCTATTTTTAACAAAATATAATACGTAGTATAACATATAAGATGATATATAAAAGTTAATATACCAAAATATTAAATTTCCGGTGATAT carries:
- the speE gene encoding polyamine aminopropyltransferase, coding for MKFDAWYTEPQTENLSLSTKIKDILYVGKSEYQEIQIIDTYEYGKTLILENTYQTTERDEFIYHELISHPALFTHGNPKNVLVIGGGDGGTVREVLKHETVESVDFVELDGMVIEACKKYMPTLSCKIDNEKVNVIVTDGIKYVADVAKTEKRYDVIIVDCPDPVGPAAGLFEMEFYNNLYKCLTDDGVMVQQTESPLLHENLISKIKGHLKDAGFGFIRPMVCSIPTYPSGFWSFTLASKQNSPLETNSDEIVAKMEKYGMETKYYDEEVHKGVFLATPKFLK